Proteins encoded together in one Miscanthus floridulus cultivar M001 chromosome 16, ASM1932011v1, whole genome shotgun sequence window:
- the LOC136513531 gene encoding protein FAR1-RELATED SEQUENCE 5-like isoform X1 produces MAPERGGKYLHLNARSIPPVRRFFSRYPLLRSVLRSVWPSSGSRVCFVGSLDRGSLDRDRRAGLDRAAAQHRAAAQHRTTSRRRPTSRRGPTSRCRRTGSPGLRRRPCSSPAWVASRSHHEGLQRRRWSSRAIHHEAGDLAGRHTVMMEPHPAASTVETKDPRPMATNSTPMVLTNSDLTLSTGSPPSLATNAAAMLPMIPGTHGPDAVLSIMDVDAGVVAHVEEPSTPRTIPSPNIADKCKANKKPVVGMTFDTLKAAEIFYKDYAHDAGFSVRVGAHRKENEVILYQRYLCSNEGYRKKSEEEVSEQPGKKKKTSNVMDTRCGCEAHIVVKLDNEKKYQILSFVEEHNHVFVSPDKRHLLRSNRQVSERAKSTLFNCHKASIGTSQAFRLLQVTDGGFKHVGCTLRDLKNYYRDLRTKIKDADAHMFVHQLERKKEANPAFFYEFMVDKEGRLVRVFWADATCRKNCSVFGDVLSVDSTYTTNQYDMKFVPFTGVNHHLQSVFLGAAFLADEKIDSYVWLFQTFLKATGGVAPHLIITDEDASMKAAIAQVLPNTTHRLCMWHIMDKVPEKVGPDIKNDEDFWKLLNECVWGSENSDEFESKWNSIMTTYVLTENEWFSTKFASRESWIPAYFMDIPLAGLLRTTSRSESANSFFNRFIHRKLSFVEFWLRFSTALECQREEELIADNKSLHSNRTLMTPWVMEKQCSVVYTHEIFNKFQEQLMVARDHCIIQGISENDDKKIVTISSQSGKERVVQMNKSNLFGMCSCKFYESYGIPCRHIIQVLRGEKQNEIPPIYFIKRWDMRCKREVTFDEEGNLLDEKAKDPVEEAMARKISDSRNKFEELIQMAKNSEQGIEFLYSSLSNLVQPLQNIVPAATASKQDEFESFLGGKIPQEVEIHPPNDINSRGRSKRIKKGKEQKAPRKRMCGKCKQLVAHDARNCPLNGVENASNYIGENTLGRENVQNPADDLVPSSGLNHHLGELLEKGTGHGRDRRRTRPCSSSDRTWAGCRGRLR; encoded by the exons ATGGCTCCTGAGAGAGGTGGGAAATATTTGCACTTAAACGCCCGCAGCATCCCACCGGTTCGTAGATTTTTTTCACGTTACCCCCTCCTCCGTTCCGTCCTCCGTTCCGTTTGGCCGTCGTCTGGATCGCGAGTTTGCTTCGTCGGTTCGCTGGATCGCGGTTCGCTGGATCGCGACCGCCGCGCCGGCCTGGATCGCGCCGCCGCCCAACATCGCGCGGCCGCCCAACATCGCACAACATCGCGCCGCCGCCCAACATCGCGCCGCGGCCCAACATCGCGCTGCCGCCGGACTGGTTCGCCTGGTTTGCGCCGCCGGCCTTGTTCGTCGCCGGCCTGGGTCGCATCGAGAAGCCACCACGAGGGCCTGCAACGTCGTCGCTGGAGCAGCAGGGCCATCCACCACGAAGCCGGCGATCTTGCTGGAC GTCATACTGTGATGATGGAGCCCCATCCGGCAGCGTCCACCGTGGAGACGAAGGACCCCCGTCCGATGGCCACGAACTCCACTCCGATGGTGCTCACGAACTCCGACCTAACGCTGAGCACGGGCTCGCCTCCGTCGTTGGCCACGAACGCCGCCGCAATGCTGCCTATGATCCCAGGAACACACGGCCCCGATGCAG TCCTGTCCATCATGGACGTCGATGCTGGAGTTGTAGCCCACGTTGAGGAACCAAGCACACCACGGACTATACCTTCTCCTAATATAGCAGATAAGTGCAAAGCAAATAAAAAGCCTGTGGTGGGAATGACTTTTGATACACTCAAGGCTGCGGAGATTTTTTACAAAGACTATGCACACGATGCTGGTTTCTCGGTTCGTGTTGGTGCACATAGGAAGGAGAATGAGGTAATATTGTACCAGAGGTATTTGTGCTCAAATGAAGGATATAGGAAGAAGAGCGAAGAAGAAGTTAGTGAGCAGCCCGGGAAAAAAAAGAAGACATCAAATGTGATGGACACCCGATGTGGTTGTGAGGCTCATATTGTTGTCAAGCTTGACAATGAGAAGAAGTATCAAATATTGTCATTTGTTGAGGAGCACAATCATGTTTTCGTGTCGCCAGATAAGAGGCACCTGCTACGATCCAACCGTCAAGTTAGTGAGAGGGCAAAGAGTACTTTGTTCAACTGTCATAAGGCTAGCATTGGCACGTCACAGGCATTTCGACTTCTCCAAGTCACTGACGGTGGATTTAAGCATGTTGGTTGCACGCTGAGGGATTTGAAGAACTACTACCGTGACCTGAGGACCAAAATCAAAGATGCTGATGCACATATGTTTGTGCATCAACTTGAGCGAAAGAAGGAAGCAAATCCTGCCTTCTTTTATGAGTTTATGGTGGATAAAGAAGGACGACTTGTGCGTGTCTTCTGGGCAGATGCCACATGTAGAAAAAATTGCAGTGTTTTTGGTGATGTGCTTTCGGTAGATTCTACATATACTACCAACCAATATGATATGAAGTTTGTGCCATTCACTGGGGTCAATCATCACTTGCAAAGTGTTTTCCTTGGCGCAGCGTTTCTGGCTGATGAAAAGATCGACTCATATGTATGGTTGTTTCAGACCTTTCTTAAGGCTACTGGTGGAGTAGCACCTCATCTAATCATAACAGATGAAGATGCGAGCATGAAGGCTGCTATTGCTCAGGTTCTACCAAATACAACTCATAGACTTTGCATGTGGCATATCATGGATAAGGTTCCTGAGAAGGTTGGGCCAGACATAAAAAATGATGAGGACTTCTGGAAATTATTAAACGAGTGTGTTTGGGGCTCCGAGAATTCAGATGAGTTTGAGTCTAAATGGAATTCTATCATGACAACGTATGTGCTCACTGAAAATGAGTGGTTTTCCACAAAGTTCGCCAGCCGAGAATCATGGATCCCAGCATACTTTATGGACATACCTCTAGCAGGACTTCTTAGGACTACATCACGATCGGAAAGTGCAAATTCTTTCTTTAACCGTTTCATTCATCGAAAATTATCCTTTGTTGAGTTTTGGCTGAGGTTTTCAACAGCTTTGGAGTGCCAGCGCGAAGAGGAGTTGATAGCCGACAATAAAAGTCTTCACtccaaccgtacattgatgacaCCTTGGGTCATGGAGAAGCAGTGTAGTGTTGTAtatactcatgaaattttcaaCAAGTTTCAGGAACAACTAATGGTTGCAAGAGACCATTGCATTATTCAAGGAATTTCAGAGAATGATGATAAAAAAATTGTCACTATTAGCAGCCAATCTGGTAAAGAGCGAGTAGTTCAAATGAACAAATCAAACTTGTTTGGTATGTGCTCTTGCAAATTTTATGAGTCCTATGGCATCCCATGTCGTCATATCATTCAAGTGCTTAGAGGCGAAAAACAAAATGAGATACCACCAATTTATTTTATAAAAAGGTGGGATATGAGGTGTAAAAG AGAAGTGACATTTGATGAGGAAGGTAACCTACTGGATGAAAAGGCTAAAGATCCTGTGGAGGAAGCAATGGCGAGAAAAATTTCAGATTCACGTAACAAGTTTGAAGAGCTAATCCAGATGGCCAAGAACTCTGAACAAGGAATAGAATTTTTATATTCTAGCTTATCAAACCTTGTACAACCTCTTCAAAATATCGTTCCTGCTGCTACAGCCAGTAAACAAGATGAGTTCGAATCGTTCCTTGGTGGAAAAATTCCACAAGAAGTTGAGATACATCCACCAAATGATATCAACTCCAGAGGGCGAAGCAAAAGAATCAAGAAGGGCAAGGAGCAGAAGGCGCCCAGAAAACGGATGTGTGGAAAATGCAAGCAATTAGTGGCTCATGACGCACGTAATTGCCCGCTCAATGGTGTGGAAAATGCAAGCAATTA CATTGGGGAGAACACACTCGGAAGGGAGAACGTTCAGAATCCAGCAGATGATCTAGTCCCATCGTCAGGCCTGAACCaccacctcggcgagctcctgGAAAAGGGGACGGGACACGGACGTGACCGGCGGCGAACCAGGCCTTGTTCGTCGAGCGACCGGACGTGGGCGGGATGTCGTGGCCGGTTGCGATGA
- the LOC136513531 gene encoding protein FAR1-RELATED SEQUENCE 5-like isoform X2 produces the protein MAPERGGKYLHLNARSIPPVRRFFSRYPLLRSVLRSVWPSSGSRVCFVGSLDRGSLDRDRRAGLDRAAAQHRAAAQHRTTSRRRPTSRRGPTSRCRRTGSPGLRRRPCSSPAWVASRSHHEGLQRRRWSSRAIHHEAGDLAGRHTVMMEPHPAASTVETKDPRPMATNSTPMVLTNSDLTLSTGSPPSLATNAAAMLPMIPGTHGPDAVLSIMDVDAGVVAHVEEPSTPRTIPSPNIADKCKANKKPVVGMTFDTLKAAEIFYKDYAHDAGFSVRVGAHRKENEVILYQRYLCSNEGYRKKSEEEVSEQPGKKKKTSNVMDTRCGCEAHIVVKLDNEKKYQILSFVEEHNHVFVSPDKRHLLRSNRQVSERAKSTLFNCHKASIGTSQAFRLLQVTDGGFKHVGCTLRDLKNYYRDLRTKIKDADAHMFVHQLERKKEANPAFFYEFMVDKEGRLVRVFWADATCRKNCSVFGDVLSVDSTYTTNQYDMKFVPFTGVNHHLQSVFLGAAFLADEKIDSYVWLFQTFLKATGGVAPHLIITDEDASMKAAIAQVLPNTTHRLCMWHIMDKVPEKVGPDIKNDEDFWKLLNECVWGSENSDEFESKWNSIMTTYVLTENEWFSTKFASRESWIPAYFMDIPLAGLLRTTSRSESANSFFNRFIHRKLSFVEFWLRFSTALECQREEELIADNKSLHSNRTLMTPWVMEKQCSVVYTHEIFNKFQEQLMVARDHCIIQGISENDDKKIVTISSQSGKERVVQMNKSNLFGMCSCKFYESYGIPCRHIIQVLRGEKQNEIPPIYFIKRWDMRCKREVTFDEEGNLLDEKAKDPVEEAMARKISDSRNKFEELIQMAKNSEQGIEFLYSSLSNLVQPLQNIVPAATASKQDEFESFLGGKIPQEVEIHPPNDINSRGRSKRIKKGKEQKAPRKRMCGKCKQLVAHDARNCPLNGVENASN, from the exons ATGGCTCCTGAGAGAGGTGGGAAATATTTGCACTTAAACGCCCGCAGCATCCCACCGGTTCGTAGATTTTTTTCACGTTACCCCCTCCTCCGTTCCGTCCTCCGTTCCGTTTGGCCGTCGTCTGGATCGCGAGTTTGCTTCGTCGGTTCGCTGGATCGCGGTTCGCTGGATCGCGACCGCCGCGCCGGCCTGGATCGCGCCGCCGCCCAACATCGCGCGGCCGCCCAACATCGCACAACATCGCGCCGCCGCCCAACATCGCGCCGCGGCCCAACATCGCGCTGCCGCCGGACTGGTTCGCCTGGTTTGCGCCGCCGGCCTTGTTCGTCGCCGGCCTGGGTCGCATCGAGAAGCCACCACGAGGGCCTGCAACGTCGTCGCTGGAGCAGCAGGGCCATCCACCACGAAGCCGGCGATCTTGCTGGAC GTCATACTGTGATGATGGAGCCCCATCCGGCAGCGTCCACCGTGGAGACGAAGGACCCCCGTCCGATGGCCACGAACTCCACTCCGATGGTGCTCACGAACTCCGACCTAACGCTGAGCACGGGCTCGCCTCCGTCGTTGGCCACGAACGCCGCCGCAATGCTGCCTATGATCCCAGGAACACACGGCCCCGATGCAG TCCTGTCCATCATGGACGTCGATGCTGGAGTTGTAGCCCACGTTGAGGAACCAAGCACACCACGGACTATACCTTCTCCTAATATAGCAGATAAGTGCAAAGCAAATAAAAAGCCTGTGGTGGGAATGACTTTTGATACACTCAAGGCTGCGGAGATTTTTTACAAAGACTATGCACACGATGCTGGTTTCTCGGTTCGTGTTGGTGCACATAGGAAGGAGAATGAGGTAATATTGTACCAGAGGTATTTGTGCTCAAATGAAGGATATAGGAAGAAGAGCGAAGAAGAAGTTAGTGAGCAGCCCGGGAAAAAAAAGAAGACATCAAATGTGATGGACACCCGATGTGGTTGTGAGGCTCATATTGTTGTCAAGCTTGACAATGAGAAGAAGTATCAAATATTGTCATTTGTTGAGGAGCACAATCATGTTTTCGTGTCGCCAGATAAGAGGCACCTGCTACGATCCAACCGTCAAGTTAGTGAGAGGGCAAAGAGTACTTTGTTCAACTGTCATAAGGCTAGCATTGGCACGTCACAGGCATTTCGACTTCTCCAAGTCACTGACGGTGGATTTAAGCATGTTGGTTGCACGCTGAGGGATTTGAAGAACTACTACCGTGACCTGAGGACCAAAATCAAAGATGCTGATGCACATATGTTTGTGCATCAACTTGAGCGAAAGAAGGAAGCAAATCCTGCCTTCTTTTATGAGTTTATGGTGGATAAAGAAGGACGACTTGTGCGTGTCTTCTGGGCAGATGCCACATGTAGAAAAAATTGCAGTGTTTTTGGTGATGTGCTTTCGGTAGATTCTACATATACTACCAACCAATATGATATGAAGTTTGTGCCATTCACTGGGGTCAATCATCACTTGCAAAGTGTTTTCCTTGGCGCAGCGTTTCTGGCTGATGAAAAGATCGACTCATATGTATGGTTGTTTCAGACCTTTCTTAAGGCTACTGGTGGAGTAGCACCTCATCTAATCATAACAGATGAAGATGCGAGCATGAAGGCTGCTATTGCTCAGGTTCTACCAAATACAACTCATAGACTTTGCATGTGGCATATCATGGATAAGGTTCCTGAGAAGGTTGGGCCAGACATAAAAAATGATGAGGACTTCTGGAAATTATTAAACGAGTGTGTTTGGGGCTCCGAGAATTCAGATGAGTTTGAGTCTAAATGGAATTCTATCATGACAACGTATGTGCTCACTGAAAATGAGTGGTTTTCCACAAAGTTCGCCAGCCGAGAATCATGGATCCCAGCATACTTTATGGACATACCTCTAGCAGGACTTCTTAGGACTACATCACGATCGGAAAGTGCAAATTCTTTCTTTAACCGTTTCATTCATCGAAAATTATCCTTTGTTGAGTTTTGGCTGAGGTTTTCAACAGCTTTGGAGTGCCAGCGCGAAGAGGAGTTGATAGCCGACAATAAAAGTCTTCACtccaaccgtacattgatgacaCCTTGGGTCATGGAGAAGCAGTGTAGTGTTGTAtatactcatgaaattttcaaCAAGTTTCAGGAACAACTAATGGTTGCAAGAGACCATTGCATTATTCAAGGAATTTCAGAGAATGATGATAAAAAAATTGTCACTATTAGCAGCCAATCTGGTAAAGAGCGAGTAGTTCAAATGAACAAATCAAACTTGTTTGGTATGTGCTCTTGCAAATTTTATGAGTCCTATGGCATCCCATGTCGTCATATCATTCAAGTGCTTAGAGGCGAAAAACAAAATGAGATACCACCAATTTATTTTATAAAAAGGTGGGATATGAGGTGTAAAAG AGAAGTGACATTTGATGAGGAAGGTAACCTACTGGATGAAAAGGCTAAAGATCCTGTGGAGGAAGCAATGGCGAGAAAAATTTCAGATTCACGTAACAAGTTTGAAGAGCTAATCCAGATGGCCAAGAACTCTGAACAAGGAATAGAATTTTTATATTCTAGCTTATCAAACCTTGTACAACCTCTTCAAAATATCGTTCCTGCTGCTACAGCCAGTAAACAAGATGAGTTCGAATCGTTCCTTGGTGGAAAAATTCCACAAGAAGTTGAGATACATCCACCAAATGATATCAACTCCAGAGGGCGAAGCAAAAGAATCAAGAAGGGCAAGGAGCAGAAGGCGCCCAGAAAACGGATGTGTGGAAAATGCAAGCAATTAGTGGCTCATGACGCACGTAATTGCCCGCTCAATGGTGTGGAAAATGCAAGCAATTAG